The window AGACTCACTGCTGAATGGCACAGTGATGTGTTACAAGTTAGGAGATGCTACCTCACTTGTGCtaagcagaacaaaacaagatCTTTATAAAATGTGTAATTTTTATTAGTGGTGAAAGGACCTATTCTCTTGAACTCTTTGATACTTTAGGAATTGATGAACCGTTGCAcatcaagagaagaaaaataatcaagccAGGTTTTATACACAGCCCATGGAAGAGTGCGTACATCAGACAGCACAGGATTGATACCAACTGGAGACGAGGAGAACTCAAGTCTCCCAAGGTAACAGAAACCTTCAATCAGTAGGAATACCTGATCCAGCTCTTCTGTTGGCCTGAAGGACACTTGCTGCCTACCTTCTGTGAAAGAAAGCTggctgtattttaaaattaactcaaagtgtaACTAACAGTGTTcttttatttctggtttctttaatCTGATAATTTTATTGGAATCAAAGATGAGTTGATCCAGGCATGGGGGCTTGTGCTTGTACTCAAGAAACTGGGGCAGAAGGAAatctgtaagtttaaggccaacctgggaaacatattgagttctaggccaacctgcaCTATGGTatgagacctggtctcaagaAAGTCTCCCAATAAAGATGAGTTAAGAGGAAGTAAATTTGTTCTGGATCACTCTGCATGACATTGATATTATTAATTATCATTATTACATTTTAGAaatatcagttttgttttttgtggatttttctgtgttttgttttttataatttgaAGCAGAAGTCTCATTTTCTGTATTAGAATATTATTTCAGATATATAAGTGGTAGAAATCCTCAGTGCATAAACTTTTATAACAAAAAATTAGCCAATTTTGGGAGGCATTGTTTTATATGCCAGCATTCACTGGCATAATTTTtaggttgaaaaaaaaatgttatttgttaTTCCCCTGTTTCtaggtgcttttattttttgaagtgttAAAAGTTGAACCCAGAGCccagtcctcttcctcctctttttattGTTCTAATTCTGAGCTGAGGTTTGCCTAGgttatccaggctggcctggagctcacttggtagcccaagatGTGCtgtatattttacataaatttcatcttaaaaatagATTACAGATTACTGTTCTGACACACAAACCATTCTTGCTTTcactgatatgtgtgtgtgtgtgtgtgtgtgtgtgtgtgttgtatgcacatatgtgtgtgtccttgcatgtacccatgcacacacacaggcagaggagTATGTCAGCTTTCCTGTTCTCATTCTCTGACTGACttctttgagatggagtctcttcCTGaccctggagctaggctggccaCCATAGGCTCCAgcagttctcctgtctccacactgGACAGTGTCCGGGTACAGGCCTTTGTGTGACTCTGCCCAGTTCTtacgtgagttctggggatctggcCCCAGGCCCCATCTATCTGAACCACCTTTGCGGCACTTCACTGTATTTTAAAGAACGTGATGTAATAACATAAATGTGATATGTACGTTTTCTTCCAGGTGCTGAAAGGGCATGATGACCATGTGATCACATGCCTCCAGTTCTGCGGTAACCGCATAGTTAGTGGTTCTGATGACAACACTTTAAAAGTTTGGTCAGCAGTCACTGGCAAAGTAAGTTCACTTCTTTCCACACTTCCTCGAGTTGCCGTTTTGTGTGTGTAGTCACAGTAAAGGAGGGGTTTGATCCTCTGCTGTTGTGATAACAAACATCAGGCTGCCTTTAGAAATGTTACCTTGGCATGGTGGCAgtggtgttttcttcatttcagtaGTTTGCTGTCTCTATCACTTAGATGGTCTAAGGTTTCTCGGATGCACATCCTCTTCTCTGAGCTTACTTCTCACCTTGCCCATGTGAATTAGAATCGTTATCCCCAACATCTTCCAAATATGACTGAGTGATTTGTAAGTTTCCTTGTAGACTGCTTTGTGGCTGAGCTAGCTATAATTTAGAAGTCAAGTCAATCCTGTTAATCTGAAGTTGTCTCAGTCTTGAATTACAGTAAGTGAATGAAGCAGGGAGGTTTTAAATACTGGGTTCAAAAGCCAAGTAGTCCAAGCAGTGGCTTTATTTCCTATAGCATTCCTTAATGAGTCTCTAGTGAGCATTGACTTTATCTGTCCAAAAGAGAGTATTTTCATGCATTAAGTAATCAACCATTTAAAAGGTAAGAGAAAATTGAGAAtaatctatgtttttaaaaatgtctttgctGTGTTGTTCCTTGGACAAGACTCTTATAAATACtcaaagcagatgttaaattttCAAAGCAGCTACATGTTTCTGGGATATAATATTAGTTTTGGACTTATCTCAGAGTCTCCGTGTCTGTCTTTACATGTCTAGAGTAGCATGGCCAGCCCCTAACTACTGCCTGCAGGCAGACGAGTAAACTGTGGTATGTGGCCACACCCAACCCTCTTGGCGTTCTTGCCTTGGTTCTCTTCCGTGGGAGACACCCTGCTGCagctttaatatttttcaatCATGGCGGCCAGGCTAGAGCTGTTAAACTTGCttgcattttattatatttgctttCTGTCATGTCTTATATAACctacaattctttttaaatttttttacttcattttattattttatgtgtgtaagtatttacctgtatgtatgtatgtgtgcatgccaggtgcccttggagaccagaagagagtgtcagattccctggcactggagttataggtgattgtggGGCactaggtgctgggaatcaaacccgggtcccggaaagagcagtcggtactcttagccactgagccgtctttccagccctGTCATGCTAATCTTCTTTTCATCTGGTGTTTGCTTTGTCAGCACTGTTGCTcagtggtgtgtgcatgtatgagcaTGTATCACTACCAAATAAACAGTTTGGTAATAATGGTGTCGTATAGCGTTGGTGAGCAAAATGCTTTCCTAATGCTCTAATAAAATTGAATAAGTAAAATTTATTCTAGACTTTAGTGAGATATTAGTATATTCTTTGACTTGCTTTCATTTCTACCTAAAATTAATCATCTGAAGTGTTTTTCCAGTGTCTAAGAACGTTAGTGGGACACACCGGTGGAGTATGGTCATCACAGATGAGAGACAATATCATCATTAGTGGGTCCACTGACCGGACTCTCAAAGTATGGAATGCTGAGACTGGAGAGTGTATACACACTTTATATGGGCACACTTCCACCGTACGCTGTATGCATCTCCATGAAAAGAGGTAAGGGAAATCCCATTATGGTGGGGACTTTCACTTTTCTTACTTGTGAATTTGAGATTCATAGTGCTAATGAGCTCTTAAAGTAGACACTAATGATTAAAGTACAATAATGTTCCTAAGTTAGGAAAGTCTGGTTATATTGGCTTAAAATTGCAGGGTTGTCTCTCTGTGTCACTTCAGATGACGGTATAGCCTTTTTTCCTGAAGCTCAGCTCTCCACTCCCTTTTGTTGATGATTTGATGATTCATCATCTTCAAACAAAAGTCATTTTCttagccggacggtggtggcacatacctgtaatcccagcactcaggaggcagaggcaggtggatctctgtgagttcaaggccaccctggtctgcaaagctagtccaggacaggctccaaagctacagagaaaccctgtctcgaaaaaccaaaaaaaagaaaaaagtcattttctttcttggtaATCACATTATCACATTTATGttatgcaagagcaacaaattcaGTCACTGAGACTTCTAGCCTATGAGTCCTTGAGTGACCCACCCacgttgcccccccccccccaatcacatCCCTGGAACTAGACTGACACTGTGGTCCAGGGCTTTGACTTTTTTTCTCGTTACCTGTCATCTGAACTGTTCAGAGCTCTCAGATGTGGTCTTGCCTTCTGCACAGCTGATGGAGATATTAGGATAGCATTGATGCCCTTCTACTCCCACAAATTACATGGGATCTTCCAGTCCTGTTTTCAAAGTGGTTTCAGCCAAGCCTGGTCTGCTTGTCCTCGCCTTCCCAATGCCTCTGCCTGGTGCTTTTTATCTTGCCTGCAGTGCCCTTCTGCTAAAATCATGTCCTTCTGTTCACACATCTTCATTGCAGACAGCTAAAAATTGTGTTTTCTACTTCATTTGTCAAAAAATACTCTGTTGGCCTTATGTGATCCATGTTGCTGCTAATCTTTGCACTGGGAAGGTAGAAACGGGAGGATCCTTGAATTCACAGCTTTTCCTCTAAAAGAATGTATCTTAGAAGGGTCCTTACACTGCATCCACAGCAGCCATGGCCTGTACTCTATCcatagtgcttttttttttttttttaattcagaactGTTTTGGTAAATAGATTGTCCCCTACAGTTGTGGTGTGTACAGGGggctcctttttattttaatttgagccTGCTTTGCACAGTGTGTTATGTGATTGAAATGTAAGGGATGAGTTTCAAGAGACCTTGCATTTCCGTTCTGGATGTGTTCATTTTCCCACATGTCATCAGTCCACTCTTTGCAGTGTGGAGACTGGCTTTAGTCTCTTGGGAATGACATGAAGGTGCCTGGTTAGCAATCCAGAGGTAACTGCATGATTGTATCACTCTGGTTTTCAGAAGAGTGTAATTTTATAACATTGAGCCAATTTCTGAAGGCATTTCTGAACTATCTTTAAAAGTCTGCATCAGCAGCTGTGAGCACATGTCTGaagctgacttttttttctacATGGGAAGTATAAGGAAACAGCCATAGTTTTCTGAGTCCCAAATCATTGAAATTTTTActttctcaaatatttaataGGAATTCATAATTGAAATGTAATGAAATGACAAAGATCATAAAGTAAGTTTTGGAATGTTCTAAGTTAATACCACCTAGATCTGCATTGAGGGGTGAGCTGCATGTGCAATGTTACCATTTCACTTCTAATCAAGATAGCTTGTGTGTGTGGAGAGCTGTTTGCTTCTTGGATACAGTGCAGTTGTTTCCAAACTGTGCCATGGAACCTTGAGGGGGAACCAAGGTCCATAAATCAGGGGGACCACCAGATGAGCCTCTGGTCTTCCTCAGTTCCCTTTCCAGGGAGAGCGACTCAGATACATATTTGAAGGCATTAGGTAGGGTGTCTCCTCTGGAGATCTTTCTGTTGTGTTtaagaaggagaaaaagcaaaCACCGTTTCACCTGTCAGGTGTGTTCATGCTCTTCAGAATTCTAATACCTTGtttcctgttccctctctgcaGAGTTGTTAGCGGCTCTCGAGATGCCACTCTTAGGGTTTGGGATATTGAGACCGGCCAGTGTTTACACGTCTTGATGGGTCATGTAGCAGCCGTCCGCTGTGTTCAATATGATGGCAGGAGGGTTGTTAGTGGAGCGTATGATTTTATGGTGAAGGTGTGGGATCCAGAGACTGAGACCTGTCTACACACGTTACAGGGACACACTAATAGAGTCTATTCATTACAGGTAAGACTGTGTCTCTCCCATCCCTTAGATGCTTTGCTGATGACTCATAAGATCATTCTCCTCAGTTAGTTACTGCCAAGTtgctgtttatatatatataccttaaaATTAGCATGAAGAAAACATTAATTCCAAAATCATTTAACTGATTTAATGCTTTCAATTTCTGTGATCCATTTCTCtcaaaaatgcaaatatttgtcTTAGAACCTGATACTTCAGGGCTGTAAATTTTGCTACATTAATTAATAGATAGTCTCGTAGGAGAATACCTTGGATTTTAATAAACTCCTTAGCTGAGGATTAATTTGGCCAAAAGCTGCCCCTTTGCCTTGATAGCTAAAAGTTGATGGGCCATGTAATTGTGATTCCATCCCCATTTAAAGTGGCTGTGTAGCCTGTCTGCAGAAAACTACGAACTTGCCCAGGGCCATTGACTGGGAGCCATAGAGAGGTGCATTTGGCTAGCCTGCTGTATTCCTTTAGACTTGAACTTAGTATTTATTAGTAGATTATGATATTTCAAGATCTTCAGTAACTAGACATAAAACATGGGTCGCCTTTATTTCTGGAAATGCagcattttccattttaaaatatttcctgttACATAATTTTCTTCCCAGTTACTTGCCTGTTAGTGATCAGCCGAGTAGAACAGGATCCCAGTGCTGACATTGCTGTTCTTAGGGCATTTGATTCTTAATTGATGATGCTGCCCAAGTAATGAAATACCGGTAGATGAGAAAGATGTGAATTTAGAAAAGATGATGGCTTCCAAGGGGAGGAAATTGCCTGCCACTCTTGTTGCTACTTGTGGTGTGCTCAGAACTGTAGAGAATCTCAGATCTCAGGATACATAGCCAGTTGTTAGATATGCCTCCTGGGGATTGATAGGTGTTTGTTGGCTTTTAGAGTCCTTGGAAGCTGAGAGAGAGGTTACATAGCTTGCTTTTGTTACTAAAATGCCTCCTTCTCATTCCTGATAGAGTTATCTTTTGGGATATTTCCTAATTAGCAGTaagttctttttggttttttgagacagggttctctgtgcagttttggtgcctgccctggatctcactctgtagccgaggctggcctcaaactcacagagatccgctggctctgagtgctgggattaaagatgtgcgccaccactgcctgtctgcgATGAGTTTTGTAAACAACTTCGTTTTACAGTTTTTAATGGAGTTTACTTTGAGCATCACAGAAGTTATCTGTGGCCCTTCTTATGCCTTGGGTGCTGATAAGCACAGCTTTTGTCTCAAGCTCTGGCTTGGGCTTGTTATGGGCAAGTCAGACTCAGCTTTCTTACTGAATACGTAGGATGTAGCTTCCAGCTGGGACCAGGTGATTTGAAAATGATGTTCATTTCAGGTGCTTCGTTTACTTTTTGAAGTTATTTCTGCCTTGTGTTTGAACTATTGGGAAGTTTTGTTccgttttgattttttttttcaatttttaagagAATTTATGAAGAGtgttttggagacatggtctaCACACTGGCATGATGGCATGCACATCAGCTTACCAGCGAGTTTACCCCAGTGCGCTCTTTGTTCTGGCCTTACATGTTGCTGTGTCCCCTCCCCATTGTGAGGAAGGTCTGCCCGCTGAGAGGACAGATACCCATGTCCCTGTTCTAATATGCTGTGTCTGTTGTAGTTTGACGGCATCCATGTGGTGAGTGGATCTCTTGATACATCAATCCGAGTctgggatgtggagacagggaaTTGTATTCACACGTTAACAGGACACCAGTCGTTAACAAGTGGAATGGAACTCAAAGACAATATTCTTGTCTCTGGGAATGCAGATTCTACAGTTAAAATCTGGGATATCAAAACAGGACAGTGTTTACAAACATTGCAAGGTAAGTATTGGCCCTCCtacagccattttctttcaaaatgtcaTTGCTGCTCGGGAGAGAACCTGTGTGGATCAGAGGTTTAACCTTGTGCAGAGTACTTAACTCCTGATGACTTTATGAAGGTTTGGCTTTCAAAACTAGGCCACTTTGAGAAATGGTTTCCAATTGTGTCTTTAATGTGAAAATTCTTACGCATTTCCTGCATGTTCAGTCGACTCTATTTAACCTtaacaatgagaagaaagactTGGCTGTCTCACAGAAGCAACACTTTGTTTGACTGATCATTATATTTTGAATTGAAGCATCTCTGATAGGAAATTACTTTGGCTTCCACTTAGCCAACTGCTTTAGTTGGGATGGGAAGGAGTAATGGTTCCCTCTGAGATACAGAGGTGCGGGAGAAGGTTAATATTGGCAGCAGGCACCACTGGACTCTTCATGATTCACAGTTTTATATTTAGATGCAGCCCTTAtaaggttggtttgtttttagtgAGGCCATCTGGAGGGGCATCACGTGGTAGCCTTTGCCCATTCATTTTGCCTATTCTTGGGAAATTGGGGTAGTACGGgttcagttttcttctttggcTGGTCCATTCAGAGTGGTAGAGTGACAGACAGGTCTGTCACATTCCTTTTTCCGACAGTAGAAGGTATAAAGCTGCATTGCTCTGTGTCATTTCAGGAACACTCTCTTTCATAGAGCCAGAGAACAAACTGTGTGCCTGTAGCTAACCAGGCTTCCTGGACTTCAGGGCTTGAGGGTTGGGGCTTCAGTTAGAAATTACTACCAGATGGTTTTATATGCACGCTGGTCTTAAATACAACAAGGTTTCTAAACATGCAGCCTTTCGATGTTAAATTTCTTGTATGTTCTAAGTAGAAGACAAGTCCTGTGCAAAAGCCCCTGACCATCATTTCTAACTAGTAATTAAATCCCTGTGCTTTTGCCTAGGTCCCAACAAGCATCAGAGTGCTGTGACCTGTTTACAGTTCAACAAGAACTTTGTGATTACCAGCTCAGATGATGGAACTGTAAAACTCTGGGACTTGAAAACGGGTGAATTTATTCGAAACCTAGTCACATTGGAGAGTGGGGGGAGCGGGGGAGTTGTGTGGCGGATCAGGGCCTCCAACACCAAGCTGGTATGTGCTGTTGGCAGTCGGAATGGGACTGAGGAAACCAAGCTGTTGGTGCTGGACTTCGATGTGGACTTGAAGTGAAGGAGCAGACAAGATGAGTTTTGTCCAGCTGTGTAGACAATATACTCCCTGCCCTTCCCCCTgcgcaaaaaacaaacaaacaaacaaaaaaccgaaaaggaaaaaaaaaaacagaaaaggaaaaaaaagaaaaaagagaaaaaaaagaaaaggaaaaaatatcccTTGTACTCAGTGGTGCAGGACGTTGGCTTGGGGCACCAGACTGCAGAGACCTACAGACTGAGAAGGTAAGAAGGATGAAAGAGACCAGAAACCGGAACTGACAGAGGTGGCGGCCATCGCCGCACCTACAGGCTTCACTTCTGACTGAGGGGCAGCTTTGCAAAACGAGGCTTTCTAAACGCAACCCAGTGCAGTTATTCTTGATTTTCTTCTCCAGTGGCCATTGGACAGAGCTACACCAAGACCTTGTTACCGTCACCTAGAAAGGAGTGGCAATACTATCCAAACCCGTGCTGGTTCATCTTCCAATCAGAGAGCATCTGCAACAAAAGTCATTTTTCTGAAGTGGAAAAGCTTAAAGAAATACTGTGAATTGTTTTTGTACAGTTATCatgaagctttcttttctttttttttttttttttttttttttttttttttgccaaccaTTGCCAATGTCAATCAATCACAGTATTAGCCTCTGTTAATCTATTTACTGTTGCTTCCATATACACTCTTCAGTGCATCCGTTGCTCGAAGCTGGCAAGTTGTCCTGGGTCCTGTGAGTCCTGAGATGGATGGCACTCTCGCTGCTGGTGCTAGAAGTAGGTCTTGAGATACGGGATCGTGTCCTACCTGTACTGTACTCCAGTGGCCAAACTTATTTATGCtgctaaaggaaagaaagaaaaagcaaattattattttttatttgttttctgctgTGACGTTTTAGTCCCAGACTGAATTCCAAATTTGCTCTAGTTTGGTTACAGAAAAAAAGACTTTTTGCCACTGAAACTTGAGCCATCTGAGCCTCTAAGAGGCTGAGAATGGAAAAGTTTCAGATAATAAAGAGTGAAGTTTGCCTGCAAATAAAGAATCGAGAGTGTGTGCAaagcttattttcttttatctgggcaaaaattaaaacacattccTTGGGACAGAGCCTGAGGTGCCTGTTCTGTGGAGAAACTTCTTTTTTGAGGGCTGTGGTGAATGGATGAACGTACATAGTAAAACTGAcaagatattttaaagatatatataaaatacaaaataaaagaaagttgcTGGTCAGTCGTAGCATCTTACAGTATTTGGGGAAACAACTGTTACAGTTTCATTGCTCTGAGTAGCTGACGTGAGAGGAACATTCGCTCTGTAGTGATGGCGTCACACGCAAACCAGCGCGATGAACGGGTCAGATGGTCCGCCTCATTCACCAGGAGCCGTAACTCAAGCTGAACTGTGAAAGTGGTTAACACTGTATCCTAGGCAGTCttttttcctcctgtttattttttgtttgttttatttatagtcTGATTTAAAACAATCAGATTCAAGTTGGTTAATTTTAGTTATGTAACAACCTGACATGATGGAGGAAAACAACCTTTAAAGGGATTGTGTCTATGGTTTGATTcacttagaaattttattttcttataacttaagtgcaataaaatgtgttttttcaTGTTATTATGCCTATTTCTTCCACTTAGATAATACTGTTTCGTTATAAATATATAGTGTTTGTGTCTACTGTTTTAAACAGTCGAGCTTTGGTGTCTTGGCATTCCCTTCCTTCTGACATAGAAACCAGTGCTTCCAGGCTCAGCCAAGCATGAGGCACTGGATGTCACCCTGCGCGGGCAGGGAGGCCACTCCACTGGGCTTACTTCCGTGTTTGTGCTGGGTATGTAAGCATGGTAGACCTGAGAGCTGCAGCTCAGGCTGTGTAGGCAGTGCTTCAGATTAACCATCGTGATGGCAGGACCCAATCGTTTTCAAAAACCGAATTCGCGCAGCCTTTGATGAAATTCTAGCGAACTAAAACAAGATTTGGGAGGGAAATGCcctcttggtttttggtttttgttgttttgttttgtttccttacaTTCTTCATTTGCCATTACAGAGTCTGCAAAAACATATATCTCTAATAATCTCAACTATCCAGGCCATGAGAAACAAAGCTCAAATAAATGTGGAGTCCTTTCTTGTAGAGAACGAGACTCTCGGAGCCCCACTGCTCAAAGGCTGAGTCATATCTTAGGCGTGGGGCCAGGAGCCTGTTAAACGTGACCCTGAGCATGGAAAGGCACTGGCTTACACACTCTCTACTTTGGTTTAGTAGGCCTCAGCAAGCTACACAGTAAGAACAGTAGGGAGAGCGACAGTCAAGACTGGAGcattacagacagacagagggagcaCAGTACAGACTAGTTGGGCTGTGAGTGCAGCTCTGAGAAGACTAGGCCTCAGCCCAGAGCCTTGCCTGCTGCTCACATTAGTGACATCAGTCAACAAAAACTCAGTGGCTGATACAATTCTTGGAAATTGATATTTTCAACGAGTTGCCTACAATGAGGCTATGCTGTGGTATTACTGAAGAAAACACCCACCTTTAAAACatgacagaaaataaaagctCACTGATTTTGCAGAGAATCAGGCTTCCCATTGCTAATAATGTCAGTTCCTAGGTCTTTGACAGTCTGACCTCATctgtcctcacattctatactggaTGGTAGCTCCTAACGTTAGTGTGAGGATGTTACAAAGCACAGTAGGTCTTCGGCAGCACGTAAAACTCAAATGTTCACTAGGCTAGCAAAGAGGCTTAATAGAGGCTTGGTGCCCTGAGGTCTGTCCCTGGGACCCATgacagaagagaaccaactcccaaaaggtGGCCTTTGACTTCTACACATGCACCATATCATATGAATGCCATACCTGCCCCCATCAtacccacacaaaaataaatacagttttcaAGATAACAGAACCAGGTCATTGTAATGCTCTCTATTTGACAATTGTTTTGTGGCTCATTCAGGTATATCATGAAAATGGCATAGATAGAAATGTAGAATTTATACTTACCTGTGTGTATACATTGTATTATACCAATTTACATGATCTTAAGTGGAGTCACATGGATTCTCCCATCTCACATTGAGCACCTAACAATGATTTTGTGTCCACTCAGGTGTTAAGTATTTGAGGAATACATAATGTTTACGGATGTATAATTGTAGAGTGCTTGTCcaacatgcacagagccctgggtccagtccctagcaccacataaaccagctATTGAGAAGTTGAGAcaacaggatcagaagttcatttctatttctagcaAGTTCTATTAGAGGTTGGGATACATGAGCCCCTGTACTTCAAAAAGGGTCGTAGTGACAGTAGATCTGTTcctgaaaaggaaaatgataGTCTCATTTCTAAGGAAATTAAGGAATTACCGTAGTTAAAAATCACTGAGGGTCCTCTACTGCTTTACTTCTGCTGAAGGAATTTGCTGCTCCATGTAACTACAGTTTTATAACTCATCATAACAAAAGCTAATGCTAGGATCACAATACAGAAATGAGCCCAGCGCAGGTGCTCAGTAGGTGCTGTCGAGTGTTGCTAAGGGTATCATGGACTGGGCATCATTTCTTACTGGAATTGTTTGTAACTTTGACTGGGAAGCCCCCTGGCCAACTCGGTTGCCTCAGCTCTTTCATTAACCTCAACAGCTAGTGCCTACCAAAGGGCTATGAGAATATTCCAACCTATGTGTCTAatttcaaaaaaacaacaatTGGCATCGAATTATTTGTGTGAGCAGTTGTGGGCCATTTTCTCAGTTCTCCAGCTAGTTTATTGTAATATCATTTCCTTGAGTGAATCAGAGGATGCAAAGAGTAATGGGAGACACCTCCTGGGAGCCTGTCTCTAATGGATGAGGAGTCAAGGCAAGCAGCTTTCCAGCCCCAGCCATGCCATGCCTCCAGACCCTTCTCCCTAAGGCATCTACCACACCCCATGAAATAGGGGTTCCAGAAGGGCCGAGCCCTCAGTGAGCCTGCCTAGCCTTGCCCCTAGGACTGTGTGAAGCCCTGCTGTTTGCTTAGCAGGAACGGATGTCACTGTGTTTCCCATCCTCTGGTTCATTCACTTGGGAATTCTTTCTCAGTCAATAGTCATTCCCCTCAGACAGCttcattcctttccttctgttaggCGTGCCTCTTCCCCAGTAAAGATCCAGGCTGCGACCTGTATTCTCTCAGGTTTGCCAGTCAATGAAGGATCTCACCTGCCATACCTTAGGGCAGTGCAGGAGAGCATCCTGTTCTGCAACTCTGTTGTAACTCTAAGGGCCAAGTGCCGCTGTGTTGCCAAGACATGAATGAATTGGAATAAAGGGCTTCTGGGGCAGGTTGCTTTGGCAACTTGAAGATTATGTATACAAGCACCTTTACAAACACAAAGACTACTGGAAACAGTTTCTGTGTGTTGACATAATATCATTTCCCCTTATCCCTTTTCCTTCTTCacccatcaaaggaaaaaaaaaataaaggaaaacctgGTCTTGATGGCTCCTGtatgggatcccagcactcaggaggtagggagATCAGGAGATCGAGGccacaaaaatcttaaaaagggCTTGGTGTCCAAGGAGACCCAGTGTGTCTTCAGTGGATCACTGACCACTGGGTCTGAAAGGTggttgtgtgtgttcacacaatgTTCCCGGACTCCTGCCTTAAGTAACATATGGCAATTTGAAAAGTTGGtacataatttttcattttggCATTCTCTGCCACCCACAAGCTAGATAGATACTATTTGATCCACAATGGCCGCACCCAGCTCCTTTGGTCACCTCTTTGAATTGTGAACAAACGTGGCATGGTCTGGCATTGTAACTAGCCAACATGTCTCACCAGCCACTCAAGTGATGCCAATGGGGCCCAAGTGAATGAAGTTCCTGCCGACTGCCCCTGGTTAGGTGGACAGAGCAAACTAACAGGGAACTATCAAAAGGTAATTCCAAAGGTTCTTCAAGGAAAGGGAGCACCAGAGGGTACCTTCCCCCAGAGTGTAAAGGAGAAATGAATTCCACATC is drawn from Onychomys torridus chromosome 6, mOncTor1.1, whole genome shotgun sequence and contains these coding sequences:
- the Fbxw7 gene encoding F-box/WD repeat-containing protein 7 isoform X3; translation: MMGLLLVRVCPFWTLNVKTFASSDSLAKVQEVASWLLEMNQELLSVGSKRRRTGGSLRGNASSSQVDEEQMNRVAEEEQQEQQRHQEAEHTARNGELVGADPRPGDQNDSQQGQVEENNNRFISVDEDSSGNQEEQEEDEEHAGEQEEEEEEEEEEEEEMDQESDDFDQSDDSSREDEHTHNSSVTNCSSIAELPLHQLSSPFYTKTTKMKRKLDHGSEVRSFSLGKKPCKVSDYTSTTGLVPCSATPTTFGDLRAANGQGQQRRRITSVQPPTGLQEWLKMFQLALYVLSFLEPKDLLQAAQTCRYWRILAEDNLLWREKCKEEGIDEPLHIKRRKIIKPGFIHSPWKSAYIRQHRIDTNWRRGELKSPKVLKGHDDHVITCLQFCGNRIVSGSDDNTLKVWSAVTGKCLRTLVGHTGGVWSSQMRDNIIISGSTDRTLKVWNAETGECIHTLYGHTSTVRCMHLHEKRVVSGSRDATLRVWDIETGQCLHVLMGHVAAVRCVQYDGRRVVSGAYDFMVKVWDPETETCLHTLQGHTNRVYSLQFDGIHVVSGSLDTSIRVWDVETGNCIHTLTGHQSLTSGMELKDNILVSGNADSTVKIWDIKTGQCLQTLQGPNKHQSAVTCLQFNKNFVITSSDDGTVKLWDLKTGEFIRNLVTLESGGSGGVVWRIRASNTKLVCAVGSRNGTEETKLLVLDFDVDLK